A region from the Rosa rugosa chromosome 6, drRosRugo1.1, whole genome shotgun sequence genome encodes:
- the LOC133717951 gene encoding B3 domain-containing protein LOC_Os12g40080-like yields the protein MESKAHRRSDFPASVPFHFFRIILQPDMQRQKLRLPPKFVAKFGKELSDVAILTVPTGRVWQVGLERVDKRIWFVKDWQALAEYYSLRYGDFLEFRYEGNSNFRVLIFDMTCSEIAYPCQEQSSDLHSMGIHEEDMENDGVCDTLGTATPLSHASMKRKCKCLDKHVLERRHVLHPGSNLNKCIKRGVTSKENMLYQSDNETRRKKTRYVDEGDTINSSSVMKSAPASLKENRMPSSLELLTKQNDDKKVIQATRMFKPKNPFFSIILQPFNFTYCYLHVPTDFAEKYLSGCSESIKLQGSHGKQWDVRFVSTNPSLPIICRGCIQFLTDNNLEEGDVCLFELMKSKADVVLKVSILRAAEYEDTIDSSNVKKSKRAMLNQNRMRGSQDFSTGQNKDDGMFAFDIFSHTYPKWKLKFPKECEKVTYATRMFNLKNPFFAVILQFNNYHLLIPVPFARRYLSSCAEFIKLQDSNGGQWDVQCSSTNASSSVLRFGRGYNVFLTDKNLEQGDVCLFELIKRNDVLLKVSVLRASEYEDMVHDKEKKLDEIKSRSYRNGHEEEIPELVGRLNEKGRSPSHKLSAEDEGNTEFCNSGTLYYSSKIEKIVMSKESRRAFNAAKKFKTENPAFLVFLRHYHKSFLVVPAEFGTKHLGYECPIFITLEAPNGKRCHVRCIYATDRKKISGGWSAFSSENNLEEGDVCVFELTASKDVELKASIFRAAEFAD from the exons ATGGAGTCAAAGGCTCACCGGAGGTCAGATTTTCCGGCTAGTGTACCGTTTCATTTCTTCAGAATAATACTTCAGCCAGACATGCAGAGACAGAAACTG AGGCTTCCACCAAAGTTTGTGGCGAAATTTGGGAAAGAATTGTCCGATGTTGCTATACTGACTGTTCCCACTGGCCGTGTTTGGCAAGTGGGTTTGGAAAGAGTTGACAAAAGAATTTGGTTTGTTAAAGATTGGCAGGCTTTGGCAGAATACTATTCTCTCCGTTATGGGGACTTCCTAGAATTTAGATATGAAGGGAATTCAAATTTCCGCGTTTTAATATTTGATATGACTTGTTCTGAGATTGCCTACCCTTGTCAAGAGCAAAGTTCTGATTTGCATTCTATGGGGATTCATGAAGAGGATATGGAAAATGATGGTGTTTGTGACACTTTAGGTACCGCAACTCCTCTTTCTCATGCTTCAATGAAAAGAAAATGCAAATGTCTAGACAAACATGTTCTTGAAAGAAGACATGTTTTGCACCCTGGCTCGAATCTTAACAAATGTATCAAAAGAGGTGTTACCAGCAAGGAGAATATGCTATATCAGTCTGACAATGAGACGAGAAGAAAGAAGACTAGATATGTAGATGAAGGagacacaatcaactcaagtagTGTGATGAAATCAGCGCCAGCTAGTTTGAAGGAAAATAGAATGCCAAGCTCTCTGGAATTATTAACAAAACAGAATGATGATAAGAAAGTGATCCAGGCTACTAGAATGTTCAAGCCGAAAAATCCTTTTTTCTCAATTATCTTGCAGCCATTTAACTTCACTTATTGCTATTTG CATGTGCCTACTGACTTTGCTGAGAAATATTTGAGTGGGTGTTCAGAATCCATCAAACTTCAGGGTTCTCATGGAAAGCAGTGGGATGTTCGATTTGTGTCTACAAATCCTTCACTTCCGATAATATGCAGGGGTTGCATTCAGTTTTTGACAGACAACAATTTGGAAGAGGGAGATGTCTGTCTTTTTGAGCTGATGAAAAGCAAAGCTGACGTGGTTCTAAAAGTTTCAATACTTCGTGCAGCTGAATATGAAGACACAATAGACTCAAGTAATGTGAAGAAATCAAAGCGGGCCATGCTGAATCAGAATAGAATGCGTGGCTCACAGGATTTCTCCACAGGACAGAATAAAGATGATGGAATGTTTGCTTTTGACATTTTTTCTCACACTTATCCTAAATGGAAACTTAAGTTTCCCAAAGAGTGTGAGAAGGTGACCTATGCTACCAGAATGTTCAATCTGAAAAATCCTTTTTTCGCTGTCATCTTGCAGTTCAATAACTACCATCTG TTAATTCCTGTTCCCTTTGCTAGGAGATATTTGAGTAGCTGCGCAGAATTTATCAAACTACAGGATTCCAATGGTGGCCAATGGGATGTCCAATGCAGTTCTACAAATGCTTCAAGTTCAGTCCTTAGATTCGGCAGGGGATACAATGTATTTTTGACAGACAAGAATTTGGAGCAAGGAGATGTATGTCTCTTTGAGCTGATAAAAAGGAATGATGTTTTGCTAAAAGTTTCAGTACTCCGTGCTTCTGAATATGAAGACATGGTCCATGATAAAGAGAAGAAACTTGATGAGATTAAGAGCAGAAGTTATAGAAATGGACATGAGGAAGAGATACCAGAGCTAGTTGGGAGACTTAATGAAAAGGGAAGGTCTCCCTCACACAAGTTGTCTGCGGAAGATGAAGGAAACACAGAATTTTGCAATAGTGGAACTTTGTATTATTCTTCTAAGATAGAAAAGATAGTGATGTCCAAAGAAAGCAGGAGGGCGTTCAATGCTGCCAAAAAGTTCAAGACAGAAAATCCTGCCTTCCTTGTATTCTTGCGACATTATCACAAGTCTTTTCTG GTAGTGCCTGCTGAATTTGGTACTAAGCATCTGGGGTATGAATGCCCAATATTCATTACACTTGAGGCGCCTAATGGAAAGCGGTGTCATGTTCGCTGCATTTATGCTACTGATAGGAAAAAAATATCTGGTGGATGGAGTGCATTCTCCTCAGAAAATAATTTGGAAGAAGGGGATGTTTGTGTATTTGAGCTGACCGCAAGTAAAGATGTTGAGCTGAAGGCTTCAATATTTCGTGCAGCAGAATTTGCGGACTAG
- the LOC133716438 gene encoding aspartic proteinase CDR1-like, with product MAALATTAFALFLLFVSNFSSVSAKGGFTIDLIHRDSPRSPFYNPAETPSQRLENAFRRSFGRLSHFKPTTSSSVAQPNQAESTIINNRGEYLMELAIGTPPVPIKAIADTGSDLIWTQCKPCDDCYTQTDPLFDPSKSSTYKTVPCSSNQCTELKGRCSAKGSGSGSACQYEVNYGDQSYTIGDIAVDTLTLASTTGRNVSFPKTIIGCGHNNDGTFDKKGSGIVGLGGGDESLITQLGTSIDGKFSYCLIPFASEGDQTSKLNFGDNAVVSGSGVLSTPIVKDQTRKTFFFLTLEAISVDNTKIPFSSSISGSGEGNIIIDSGTTLTILEQSFYSKLEEAVDKVVGGERVSDPQIGIPLCYKVSLSQDLKVPNITVHFTGADVKLEQQNTFVRVSDDTVCFAFAPAQSLSIYGNLAQAGFLVGYDLKGKAVSFKPSDCTKF from the coding sequence ATGGCAGCCTTAGCAACAACAGCATTTGCactcttccttctttttgtCTCTAATTTCTCTTCAGTCTCTGCCAAAGGAGGCTTCACCATTGACCTAATTCACCGCGACTCGCCACGCTCTCCCTTCTACAACCCTGCAGAAACTCCATCCCAACGCTTGGAGAATGCCTTTCGCCGTTCCTTCGGCCGACTCAGCCATTTTAAGCCAACAACTTCCTCTTCTGTAGCTCAGCCTAACCAGGCCGAGTCCACTATAATCAACAACCGTGGTGAGTACCTCATGGAGTTGGCAATTGGAACACCACCGGTTCCGATCAAGGCCATTGCCGACACCGGCAGTGACCTCATCTGGACGCAGTGCAAGCCTTGTGATGATTGCTACACGCAAACCGATCCTCTTTTCGACCCTTCCAAATCGTCTACTTACAAAACCGTTCCTTGCTCTTCAAACCAATGTACTGAGTTAAAGGGCAGGTGCTCCGCCAAGGGCAGTGGTTCGGGTTCGGCTTGCCAATACGAAGTGAACTATGGTGATCAGTCATACACAATTGGAGACATTGCCGTGGACACTCTAACCCTAGCTTCCACTACCGGGAGAAATGTTTCTTTCCCGAAAACAATAATCGGGTGTGGTCACAACAATGATGGAACCTTTGACAAGAAAGGGTCTGGCATAGTTGGGCTTGGAGGTGGTGACGAGTCACTCATTACTCAATTGGGTACTTCTATAGATGGAAAGTTTTCATATTGCTTGATCCCTTTTGCCTCGGAAGGTGACCAAACAAGCAAGTTGAACTTTGGTGACAATGCTGTGGTTTCCGGATCTGGCGTTCTTTCCACTCCCATTGTCAAAGATCAAACCCGAAAaaccttctttttcttgacATTGGAGGCTATAAGCGTCGACAACACAAAAATTCCCTTCTCATCCTCAATTTCAGGCTCTGGTGAGGGCAACATTATAATCGACTCCGGCACCACACTGACCATACTAGAGCAGTCCTTCTACTCGAAGCTAGAAGAAGCAGTTGACAAGGTTGTCGGCGGGGAGCGCGTGAGCGACCCTCAGATTGGAATACCTCTTTGCTATAAGGTGAGTCTATCCCAGGATTTGAAGGTCCCAAATATTACCGTACATTTCACCGGCGCTGATGTGAAGTTGGAGCAGCAGAACACTTTTGTTAGGGTGAGCGATGATACTGTATGCTTTGCCTTTGCTCCGGCGCAGAGTCTTTCGATCTATGGGAACCTGGCCCAAGCGGGTTTCTTGGTGGGATATGACCTTAAGGGCAAGGCTGTGTCCTTCAAGCCAAGTGACTGCACCAAGTTCTAA